A stretch of DNA from Bactrocera neohumeralis isolate Rockhampton chromosome 6, APGP_CSIRO_Bneo_wtdbg2-racon-allhic-juicebox.fasta_v2, whole genome shotgun sequence:
aagaatGGACATAGTTCTTCTGAAGTATACAAGTAATGATGATAGTATTATTATCAAAATCTGCTGAGCATTGTACATATATCCGTTATCTATaatcttattttttaatcatataCGGAGAAAGACCTTTTTGTGTAATGTGTTGGATAACATATATTTCGCaatagaattaaaatttaacgaaaagTTTTATTAGCTGTTATaagtttctttatttgtttattttctgtacattcatatatgtacatatatagataaatgCAATAGTGAAAATACATAAAACCATAGCGACGAAGGCGTTCAGAATCCAAAGGGTATGGCTGGTTTAGGGTATATGTAACCCACCTGAGGAAGTTCCAGATAATTTGAATTAACGACAGGTTTAGTTTGTTTCTGTGATTTTAATAATGTGGAAGATGGTGGCATATCAGTTTTTGATGTTGTTTTTGGATTTGTGAAAGGAACTTTGGGCGGTTTGTACGAATATCCAAAAATCTTTGTTGGTGAACGATTAGCAGTTGGGGTACTTGAAGgaatattaaaagtaatatCAGGCGGTATATATAAGTATCCATTAGATTTTGGGAGTGACGACGAAATGGTGATTGGTGACCTTGTTGGAGTCTTGAAAGGAGTATCAGGTCGTGAGTAAACATATCCATTAGCTCGTTTAAGGGGCGATGTTTCTGGATAACTAATCAATATAGAAGAGGAGTTCCTTTGAACTTCAGATGTTTGAGTAATCGAATTTTCAAGTGGTAATGTAAACGGCACTTCCGGCGATGAATAGGAGTAACCCTTCGATGATGTTGGTGATATTGTACTAGTCGAACGATCAGTAGATACCTCAGTATACGCTTTGTTGATTGGTAACCTTGTTGGAGTCTTGAAAGGAGTATCAGGTCGTGAGTAAACATATCCATTAGCTCGTTTAAGGGGCGATGTTTCTGGATAACTATTTAATTTAGAAGAGGAGTTCGTTGAATGCGTTATTTGCACTTCAGATGGTCGAGTAATCGAATTTTGGGGTGGTAATGTAAACGGCACTTCCGGCGGTGAATAGAAGTAACCCTTCGATGATGTTGGTGATATTTTACTAGTCGAACGATGAGTAGATACCTCAGTATACGCTTTGGTTTCAGTTTTAAGGATAATTCCTTGCTTGGTCTTAAGATTGTCTTTTGACTTCGGAAATATGTTTGGTAGTGTTAAAGGCTCTTTGGGCTTAGGATAGAAATATCCCTTAAGTTTCGGCAGTTGTGTTGGTTTATCTTTTATAATTCTTCCTAGAATTGTAAATGAAACAGAAGGTCGCGTATAGGGGTATCCTTTTATTTTTGGATAATACGTTGTATTTGTTGATCTTATTGGTGATATGCTTGGATCCGAGGTAAAATTTATCGAAGGGGTAGAAGTGTCGTAAGAGAAATCTGTTGTTGGATGGGCGGTAGGTACTGTCGAGGGATGTGATTCTCCTTCTTTCGGAATTGTAAATGAAATAACAGGATGTGGGTAAGTGTATCCCGAAGACTTTAGATGAGAGGGAGGTGGACTTAATACTGATTCTCTTGATTTCAAGGctggaattaaagttatttttggtAGTTGCGAAGAAACCGGAGTTGGATTGCTTTTCAAATTAATTGACGGATAGGTAAATGAGACAGCCGGATGAGCGTATTCATATCCTTTCAAATTTGGAACACGTGTAGGTAATCCACTAAAGTTTGATGGAGGCTTTGCAGTAATACTGATCTTGATTGGTGTGGGTAGTGTGAATGACACATCTggttttgtatatgtatatcccaGAGCCGGAGCTGAAGCTTTATCCACAAGTTTTGGTGCAGaggtaaataattgtaaatctGAAAAAGACTTGGACGGTGGTGCTTCGTTGAAAGGCTCTTCTGGTGGTGAATAATTGTAATCTCCGCGTTTTAATGGTGGTTGATAGTTATACTGGGCTAGCGTACTTGATGTCAACGCTGTCAACACGAAAATACTCAATTGGGAAATCTGAAACAGTAAAACATTGTTACAAAGTTtcatattgatattatattttttaagaagcaTACAAGAGTGTATATACGTACAACATttacattatattttaattcatttatattattatcaGCCATTTACAAAGTTTCAAAACAAAGttccttcaaaaaataaaaatacatacttatattttcaaataaattttaagaaacatttttcatttcttatacatatgaGTGGGTTTCAGCCAAATGCCTAACTGGGAGAAGTTGATTGACATTCAAGTA
This window harbors:
- the LOC126761236 gene encoding uncharacterized protein LOC126761236 → MISQLSIFVLTALTSSTLAQYNYQPPLKRGDYNYSPPEEPFNEAPPSKSFSDLQLFTSAPKLVDKASAPALGYTYTKPDVSFTLPTPIKISITAKPPSNFSGLPTRVPNLKGYEYAHPAVSFTYPSINLKSNPTPVSSQLPKITLIPALKSRESVLSPPPSHLKSSGYTYPHPVISFTIPKEGESHPSTVPTAHPTTDFSYDTSTPSINFTSDPSISPIRSTNTTYYPKIKGYPYTRPSVSFTILGRIIKDKPTQLPKLKGYFYPKPKEPLTLPNIFPKSKDNLKTKQGIILKTETKAYTEVSTHRSTSKISPTSSKGYFYSPPEVPFTLPPQNSITRPSEVQITHSTNSSSKLNSYPETSPLKRANGYVYSRPDTPFKTPTRLPINKAYTEVSTDRSTSTISPTSSKGYSYSSPEVPFTLPLENSITQTSEVQRNSSSILISYPETSPLKRANGYVYSRPDTPFKTPTRSPITISSSLPKSNGYLYIPPDITFNIPSSTPTANRSPTKIFGYSYKPPKVPFTNPKTTSKTDMPPSSTLLKSQKQTKPVVNSNYLELPQVGYIYPKPAIPFGF